The Bradyrhizobium betae genomic interval CACTGTATCGTTTTATTTTGCAAGCTGCGGCTCGATCAAGTCCGCATCACAAATGTGTCCCACTCTGATGCATTGCGCGGTCAGAGCGGGTTGATCGGCCCCGCCCGACACGCAATAAGCACGGCCATGACTCCACCCAATAACGATCTACCCAATCATTTCGAACTGCTCGCGACCGATGGCGCCGCCCGCACCGGTCGCCTGACCACGCCCCACGGCGTGGTGCGGACGCCAGCCTTCATGCCGGTCGGAACCGCCGGCGCCATGAAGGGTATGCACTGGCGCGAGGTGCGCGATGCCGGCGCCGATATCGTGCTCGGCAACACCTATCATCTGATGCTGCGTCCCGGCGCCGAGCGGATCGCCGCGCTCGGCGGCTTGCAGACATTCACCGGCTGGAACGGTCCGATGCTGACGGATTCCGGCGGCTTCCAGGTGATGTCGCTGTCTGACCTGCGCAAGGTGACCGAGCACGCCGTCACCTTCCGCTCGCATATCGACGGTGCCAAGGTGGAACTGTCGCCGGAGCGCTCGATCGAGGTGCAGCGCCTTCTCGGCTCCGACATCGCCATGCAGATGGACGAATGCGTGCGGTTGCCGGCCGAGCGCGACGACATCGACCGCGCGATGCAATTGTCGCTGCGCTGGGCCGAGCGAAGCAAGCGCGCCTTCGAGAGTGCTCCTGAGGGTTACATGCTGTTCGGCATCGTGCAGGGCGGCGATATCCCGCAGCTTCGTCATGCCAGCGCCGAAGGCCTCACTGCGATCGGCTTCCACGGCTATGCGATCGGCGGCCTTGCCGTCGGCGAGCCGCAGGCCGTGATGCTGGCGATGATCGACGAGACCGCGCCGGCCCTGCCGGCCGACCGGCCGCGCTATTTGATGGGCGTCGGTACGCCGGACGATATTCTTGAAGCCGTCAAGCGCGGCATCGACATGTTCGATTGCGTGATGCCGACGCGCAACGGCCGGCACGGCGTGGCCTTCACCCGTTTCGGTCAGGTGAATTTGCGCAATGCGCGCCATGCCGACGATCCGCGTCCGCTCGACGAAGACAGCTCATGGCCGTCGGCGCGCAACTACGCACGCGCCTACCTTCATCATCTCGTCAAGGCCGGCGAGACGCTCGGAGCGATGCTGCTGTCGGAAATCAACATCGCTTACTACCAGTTCCTGATGCAGGGCATCAGGAACGCGATCGCACACGGAACGTTCGAGGAGTTCTACCAGCGTACGCGCGAGGACTGGGCGAGGGGCGATATCGCCCCGCGCTGAAGCGTGACGGCCGTCAGTTGCAGACGATCCGCTGCTTGACGGCGTGCTTGGTCACGAAGCCGTAGCCGCACGTGTCGCAGGTCCAGAGATAGCTGATCACGTGGTCGGAGACGTAGGCGGAGGCTTCTGCTGCGACCATGGAGTCGGCGCATACGGGACAGGTGGGCAATTCGCTGCAACGCGGATCGCGCCTTGGCGTTACGGTCGACAACACTTCAGCGATTGCTGACATCGTGGTGACCTCCCTGTTCTGAGACCTAAGTCTAACATAAGCAGAATCAATTGACGAGGTCGCAACACAAATGCGTTGGTTTTCTGCTAATTACAGATCACGCGATTTTGCGACGCAGCGTATTTAACATGTGCCGCATTGTCGCTTGCGTGTCGCCGCTAGCTGTCCGTAACTGCGGAAAGAGCCGCGATCAAAGCGCAATTGTCGTCACAGGGAGTTCATCATGGACGCATCGTCCACAACGGGTGCAGCGCACCAACCCGGCCGCGGCCGGATCTATGACTCGATTGTCGAGGCTTTTGGCGACACCCCGATCGTGCGCTTGCGACGGTTGCCGGGCGTGCACGGCGTGAACGCGATCATTCTGGCAAAACTTGAATATTTCAATCCGGCCGCGAGCGTGAAGGACCGCATCGGCGCGGCCATGATCATCGCGATGGAGAAGGCCGGCATCGTCAAGCCGGACACCGTGCTGATCGAGCCGACCTCCGGCAATACCGGCATTGCGCTCGCCTTCGTCGCGGCGTCGCGCGGTTACCGGCTGAAGCTGGTGATGCCGGAATCGATGTCGATCGAGCGGCGCAAGATGCTCGCCTTTCTCGGCGCCGAGCTGGTGCTTACGCCGGCCGCGCAGGGCATGAAGGGCGCGATCGCGACGGCCGAGGAGCTGTTGAAGACGACTCCGAACTCGGTGATGCCGCAGCAGTTCAAGAACCTCGCCAATCCCGAGATCCACCGCCGCACCACCGCGGAGGAGATCTGGAACGATACCGGCGGCAACATCGATTACTTCGTCGCCGGCGTCGGCACGGGCGGCACCATCACCGGCGTCGGCCAGGTGCTGAAGCCGCGCAAGGCGTCCTTGCGCGTCGTCGCGGTCGAGCCGGAGGAGAGTCCCGTGCTGTCGGGCGGCCAGCACACGCCGCACAAGATCCAGGGCATCGGCGCCGGCTTCGTGCCCGACATTCTCGACCGCTCGGTGATCGACGAGATCGTGAAGGTCAGCTCGACGACGGCGATCGAGACCTCGCGCGCGCTGGCGCGGCAGGAGGGCATTCCGGGCGGCATCTCCTCGGGCGCGGCGATCGCGGCGGCGCTCCAGATCGGCAAGCGGCCGGAAGCTGCCGGAAAGACCATCCTGGCTATAGTGCCGTCCTTCTCCGAGCGGTATCTTTCGACCGCTCTGTTTGAGGGAATCTAGGACATGGCGGATCAACCCCCGAGGCGACCGCGTACGCTGGGCGATGCCAGGACCGAGGCCGAGGCGGCCTTCAAGAAGGTGACGGCCAAGGTGGTCGTCGCGCCGCCGAAACAGAACGTGGCGCCGGGGATCAAGGAACAGGTCAGCCTGCGGATCGACCAGGACGTGCTGGAGTTCTTCCAGGAAGGCGGCCCCGGCTGGCAGGACCGTATCAACGAGGCGCTGCGCAAGGCCGCGGGGAAGTAACCAACCTCGTCATTGCGAGCGCAGCGAAGCAATCCAGGCTGTCACGGCGGAGAGATTCTGGATTGTTTCGCTGCGCTCGCGATGACGGAGTATGCGGCGGGCACCGTCGCCACAAAAAGAAAAAGCCCGGCGCGAGCCGGGCTTTTGCATGTTGTAGCTTGCGTGCCTCAGCGGCGGAACATGCCGCCCATCATGCCGCCGACGACGCCGCCGACGAAGGCCGCGCCGGCATCGCCGCCGCCACCGCTGTTGCGATGCTGCGCCGGTGCCGGTGCGCTCTGGGCCTGGGCCGGAGCACGCCGCGCTGGCTTCGGGCTGTCGTCGCTCGCGGTGGCCGGGGCCGCCACGATCTCGGAGAGCAGGGCCTTGTGCTGGAGCTTGTTGAGGTAGCCGGTCGACGGATAGCCGCGGGCGGCCTGCCAGCGCTTCAGCACCGTGCGGGTGTCGTCGCTGAACACGCCGGTCACCTTGGTGTCGAAGCCGAGCCCGGTCAGGCGGCGCTGCACGTCGCGGCGCTGGCCCTTGTCGAGGCCGATCTGGTCCTCGGTGAGCTGGGTCGAGTCATCGGTGAAGGTCGCCGGATCGATACCCGAGTTGAGGTTGCGGGTCGCCGTGGACGGGCCGCTCTTGATCGCAGCGAGCCGGGCCAGAGCCAGCGCCTTGAACTGGCCGTTCGGATAGGCCGAGAGGTAGGCGTTGAGCTCTTCCGGCTTGTTGGATTCCTTGACCGAGCGCCAATACTCGAGCTCGACACCGTCAGAGCTGCTGGCCGCCGCCGGCACGACGCCGGAAGCGGTCGGCGCCGCGTTGGCCACCTGTGTCTGCTGCGAAGGGTTGAGATAGACCGCGCCGATCAGGTTGGTGTGTCCCCAGGGCAGCTGGCCCTTGCGGGTCTCTTCGTTGACCTGGGCGCGCACCGACGTCATCGCCTGCTGGATCTCGACGCCTGGCTTGGTGATGTTGTCGATCAGCGCGCGGGTGAAGGGACTGTTGTTGCCCTCCTGGCCGTCGAGCGCGGTCTGGCCCGGCCCGGTGGCGAACGCGATCAGCGTGCCTTCGCCGGACTTCATCTCGGCAAGGCCGCTCTGCACGTTGACGCTGCGGGTGGCGGAGTTCGACTTGATCTTGGCGGCGAACGGATTGTCGCGGCAGGCATCGAGGAAGACGAGCTTGACCTTGGCATCGCCCATGGTCTGCTCGAGCGTCAGGTCGATGTTGATGGCTGCGCCGAGCTTGACGTCCATCTCCGACTTGATGTCGGCATCGACCGGCAGGAGATAGTTGCTGCCGCTCACCGCGATGCCGTGGCCGGCGTAATAGAACACGGCGACGTCGGAGCCCTGCGCCTTCCGGCCGAAATCCAGCAGCTTCTCGGTCATCTGGTCGCGGGTGAGGTTGGATCCTTCGATCACCTCGAAGCCGACATTGCGCAGCGTCGACGCCATCGCCTTGGCGTCGATCGGCGGGTTCGGCAATTGCGCGACGTTCTTGTAGGAGCCGTTGCCGACGACGAAAGCGACGCGGCGGTCGGCCTTCGCGGCGCTGACCGACAGCGCCATGCACATCAGCGAAGCGAGGAGGGTGAGATAGCGCATCTGAAATCCCCAGAATCGAATTGCAGGCAGCAACAAATTGGCAACGAACTTACACGACACGGCCGGTTTCGCGCTAGCGAAACGACAGTTCGCCCAACCCATTGCTTCGCGGCCGAATGTGCACGATGGAATGCCCCTCCAACGTGATCCAAATCACGCTCGACCACCTTGTTTTGTCGCGCGAGGCGGCGTCCGGTTCACTGCGCGCGGGCTGGAACCGGCGGTGCGGGCTTCAAATTCAGGAGATTGCCGCACAGGATCAGCGCGGCGCCAAATACCGTCCAGGCGTCGAGCCGCTCTGAATACAGCAGCCAGCCCACGGTTGCCGTGAGCGGAACCCGCAAGAAGTCCATCGGCACCACGATGGTCGCATCCGCATAGCGGAGCGCACTGGCGAGGCAGTAGTGCGAAAATGTGCCGCAGACCCCAATGACGAACAGCCAGACCCAGAGGGTCGCTGACGGCCAGGTCCAGACATAGAGCGTCGGCAGCAGGCCCACGACAAACTGCACCACGATCATCCAGAACAGGATCGCCAAGGCGCTCTCGGTCCGGGTCAGCGATTTTGCCAGGGTCATGGAGATGCTGAAGCCGATTGCAGCGCCGAGCGCGATCAGTTGGCCCGGATTGATCTCGCCGGTGGCGGGCCGCACGATCATGATCACGCCGACGATGCCGAGCACGATGGCGGCGATCTTCCAGACGGTCATGCGCTCGGCGAGGAATGTTGCGGCCAGCAGCGCGGTCCAGATCGGCATGGTGAATTCGATCGCCACCACCTGGCCGATTCCGATCAGCGTCAACGCATAGAACCAGCCGAGCTGCGCGAAATAATGCACCCCGTTGCGTGCGAGATGCTGGGGCAGGCGTTTGGTCGCGACCGCCTTGAAGCCGCCGGACCGGTAGATGATCGGCAGGAGCAAGCTGAACCCGATCACCGACCTCACTTCCATGATCTCGAACACGTTGAGCTCGCGCGTGGTCTCGCGTCCGGCGACCACCATGACCAGCATCAGGGCCAGCCAGCCGGCCATCCACAGTGCAGCCATCGTTTTGGACGGTGTCGCGGTCATCGGTGCAGGTGTTGGGGATCGATCCTGAGGGAGGGTGGGTATCGGCGACATCGCTGCCGTTTGCAACGGCAAATCTGCGGATGCAGCGACGCGGGGCGGCGTGGTAAGGCTTGGGCGAACAACGACAAAAGACGGGAGATCTTCGCTCATGCGCATCTTGCAGCCGGCCGAATGGAAGAAACCGCGCGGCTTTTCCCATGGCGTGGTGGCGGAAGGGCCGGGTCGCTGGGTGGTGCTGGCCGGACAGACCGGCGGCGACGAGACCGGCAATTACGCGCCCGACATGGCGGCGCAGGTTGCAACCGCGCTGACGCGGATCATCAAACTGTTGGGTGAGGCCGGCGCAGGTCCCGAACACGTCGTCCGCTTGACCTGGTACCTCACCAGCCGCAGCGAATATGAGGCCGCGGGTGCCGGCATCGGCGCGGCCTGGAAGGAAACGCTGGGGCGCAATTTCCCGCCTTCGACGCTGCTCTACATCAGCGGTCTCGTGGACGACCGGGCCAAGGTCGAGATCGAGGTCACGGCGTTCGTCCCGAACGCAAAAAAAAATCGACCCGGCGATCTCGCCGGGTCGATTTGTCATTCGGACGTGTCGGCTTAGCGCGACATCGAGATGTTGGCGCCGCGGAACTGGCTGTCCGCGCGCATCGTGACGTTCTGCCTGTTGCCACTGGTCTTCAGCGCGATGTTGGCGTTGAAGCCGGCGGCCGAGGCGACCACCTCGAAGTTTCCGCCGCCGCCGCGGCCCTGGAGCGAGCCGGAGATGTTGCGGCTGGTCTCGGACCAACTGCCGGTGATGGCGCTGCCCTCGGCCTTGACGCTGGCGCCGAGGTTGAACTTGTAGGCATCGCTGGCGCAGGTCAGCGACATTTCCATGGTCGGTCCGATCGGGGCATATTTAGCCCGGCAGCGGATCCGCTCGGTCGAGCCGTCATCCAGCATGACGGTGCCGCCGCCGCTCCAGTTGCCGGCCATCGGAGCAAACGGGCCGGACTGGGCCTTGCTTTCCGAGCTGACGATCCCCGCAGCAAACAGAACCGCGGCCGCGATCAGCAGCCGCCAGTTCCAGGCGCGAGCCTCGATTGGTTTATTGGCGCGATGCTTCCCACCGCCCGCTGCACGGTATGCCTGCAGATGCTCCATTCCACTTCCCCGATCCGGCGTTGCCGTTGAGTTGACCGTTGGCATATGCACCATTGATCGAAACTTTCACAAGACCCTCACGGCCAATGGTGCCGGAAACGTTAGCGCCGGGCGCGGTGATCCTGCCGTCGGCAACCGTCAGCAAGGAACTTGCGGTCGGCTCGCAGGTGCCGCTCTTGGTGACGATGGTGACCTGCCAGTTGCCGTCATAGGGGCTCTGGGCGAAAGCGGGGGCGGCGAGGGTGCCGGCGAAAACTGAAGCGGCACAGAACGCCGCGATGCGAGCAAAACGCATAAATTCCGTCCTTCAATGTGTCTGATATGCTGACGCTTATTCGGACGAAATGTGACGGAAATTTGTTGCGATGCCAAAGCGAAAATTGTTCCTTTGGGAACAATGGTTTATTTGCGTTTTTCACTCCGATTTTTGAAGTAAAATCAACGCGGCTTCACGTTAAGGGTAAACGTCAGGAGAGACTCGGCGCGGAGGTCGCGAACTGCTCGTCCTGAGTCTTGGAGGGCAGCGCCTTGTGGACCTTGGCATAATCGATCACGTCGGCCAGCAGCTTGAGCCCGAGCGGGGCGAGGGCGCGCTCCCACAGCTCCCGCGCGGTCTCGCCCTTCTTCACGAAGCACCACTCCTGGGCGGCGATCGCGCCGGCGTCCATGCGGTCGGCGAGATGATAGATGGTGCCGCCGGCGATCGGATCGCCCTCCTTGATGGTCCACTCCACGGCGGCCTTGCCGCGGTGTCGCGGCAGCAGCGAGGGGTGGTAGCCGATTCCGCCGAGCCTGGCGGCGGCGAGCGCGTCCTTGCCGATCCGGGCGTGGCTGTGGGCGGTGATGATCAGGTCGGTGTCGGGGGCGATCTCGGAGGCGACCACGAGCTTCGGATCGGCCTGCACCACCACCTCGATTCCAGCCGCCTTCGCGGTCGCGGCGAGGCGATCCTCGGCATCGGCCACCACGACCCGCACGATCGAGACGCCGTGTTCCCGGAGCATGTTCAGGGTGGTCACGCCGAAATGGCGGGAGCCGACAAGGGTAATGCGCATGGGTGTCCGATCCGTCTCGCAGCTGCGTCATCCTCCCGATAACACGTCCGCACGCCCTGTCACCACCCGCCCGGCGTTTGCGCCGGTTATCAACAATGCGCCGGGTTCGGGACGGAGCGAACTCCGCGATTGCACGGCCGCGCGTTCCGGTGCTTGCATGCGCGCATGGCACCGTATCAGGAGCGAGCGGATGCGAAGCGCGTGGTTTTTCCTTCTCGCGGCACTGGCCGTGGCAACTCCCGCCCACGCCGGCGGGCCATACCCGGCGGTGCCGCCCGAGACCGGCGTGGCGCCGTTCATCGGTCCGACCTGGGACAGCTATCGCTGCGCCCGGGCACCCGTCACCAATTTCTATCACGACGCCTATTACGGCGAGGAGCCGCCGGCGCTTGATCGTGGCTACGCCTACCGGCCGTATTATCGCTACAGCGCATATCGCAGGTTGCCGCGGACGTATTTCTGCGTCACGGACTAGCGTTGCCGCTCCGCCACGGTGGAGGACAAACCGACAGCGCGAGGGTTCCTGTGTTTCAATTTTAACAGAAGGAATCCGTCGTGCGCCGTTAGAACATGCCCCAACCGGGGCTGGCCAAATTTCATTCCGGATCCGTTTTCAAACCCGGCTTTGGCCGCTGGCATGATCGCCAGCGGCTTTTTTCATGCCGCGCATCACGAAATCATGTGACGGTAACGCGTTCTCAACCAGCCCGGCGTATCGACGAATCCGTCGCGGATTTGTATTGCGTACCGCGACACCAAAAATGTCCCGCCGGCGCGGGTGCGCCGCGCGGGCTTTTTTGCCGGGACCGATTTCATGCCGAACGCAATTGAGCAGATCGTCAACGCCTATGTGCGGCTGAAGAACCGCCGTGGCCTCGACGCGCTGATGATGCACAGGCAGCGGCTCGCGGTCGATCTGAAGAGCAAGTCCGGCTACGATTTCAGCCTGCCGATCGGCCAGATCGACGAGGAGATCGCGATCATCGAGGAGGGGCTCAGTCGGCTGAAGGCTGAATCCGCGGATCCCGGTGCGACACATCCGGTCTGACGTGATCAGTCGCGCCGGCCGCCGTCGATGACGGTGAACAGCGGCCGCGCCGGGGTCGGCTCGACCAGCAATTCCTCCACGAGCGCGGTGGCTGCATCGACATATTTCCGCGTCGGCTTGTCCAGCGCACGCTTGGCTTCGTCGTCGAGCGCGACTTTCGCGGCCTCGACCAGCTTGCGCATCCGCAGCGCATGCTCGTCGCCCGCCGTCAGCGTCGCGCGCGCCAGCGAGCGCAGCACGAACAGCTCGCCCTCGAGGCGGAGCAGGCGGTCGTTGAGCCTGGTGAGGACGGCGTTGAGGTCGGCCATTTCTGGTGCTCGTCGCGAAGGATCCATCCTGATCTAGCGGCGATCGGTGAACGGATTCCAAATGCCGCTGGCGCAATTGCGGCGATCCTCATTCCGGTCGGCTCGCGCGCCGGCACTCACGCCGCGGTTCTGGCGAGATAGTCGCGCGCGAAGGCGAGATACCAGTCGAGGCAGCCGGGATTGGCCATCGCCTCCTTGTTGATGACCTTGTCGACCGGGTGGCCGAGCAGCAGCTTCTTGATCGGCAGCTCCTGCTTCTTGCCGGAGAGCGTGCGCGGGATCTCGGCAACGGCGAAGATGTCGTTCGGCAGGAAGCGCCGGGACAGGCCGGCCTCGATCGCCTTGTTGATCCTGGCCCGCATCGCGCCGTCGAATACGACGCCCTCGCGCAGCACGACGAACAGCGGCATGTAGCTGTCGCGGCCGAGATATTCGAGGTCGACGACGAGGCTATCGAGCACCTCCGGCAGCGCCTCGATCGCGGAATAGAGTTCGCTCGTGCCCATGCGCAGGCCGTGCCGGTTGATGGTGGCATCGCTGCGGCCGTAGATGATGCAGGAGCCGTCCGGATTGACCTTCAGCCAGTCGCCGTGCCGCCACACCGGTCCGCGGCCGCTGCCGTCGAAATTGTCCGGATAGGTCTCGAAATAACTGGAGCGATAGCGCGCGCCGTCCTTGTCGTTCCAGAAATAGAGCGGCATCGACGGCATCGGCTCGGTACAGACGAGCTCGCCGACCTCGTCGATCACGGCATGGCCCTGCTCATTGAAGGCTTCCACCGCAGCTCCGAGCGAGCGGCACTGCATCGCGCCGGGCGTCTGCGGCAGCTCGCGATTGCCGCCGATGAAGGCGCCGGCGAAATCGGTGCCGCCGGAGATGTTGGCCCACCAGATGTCGGCCTGCGCCTTGCTGCCGTTGATCTTCGACAGGCCAGCGAAGCGGTCGTTGAACCAGGCCTGGGTGTCGGCGCTGAGCGGCGAGCCGGTCGAGCCGAGGCAGCGCAGCCGCGAGAGGTCGCCGGCGGCAGCGAGATCGATCTCGGCCTTGGCGCAACTGGCGAAGAACGCCGCGCCCGCGCCGAAGAAGGTCGCTTTCGCCTGCGCCACGAAGCGCCACAGCGTGGTCCAGTCCGGCTTGTCCCTGGTGCCGCCGGGGCTGCCGTCGAAGATGCAGCAGGTGGTGCCGCTGAGCAGGCCGCCGACTTGGCTATTCCACATGATCCAGCCGGTCGAAGAGTACCAGTGATAGCGCTCGCCGAACGAGTTCTCGTGATAGGAGCAGCCGAGATCGTTGTGCAGGCCGAGCAGCGCCAGCACGACGATGACGATGCCGCCATGGCCGTGCACGATCGGTTTCGGCAGGCCGGTGGTGCCGCTGGAATAGACGATCCAGAGTGGATGATCGAACGGCAGCCATTCCGGCTCGAACGCTTCGATCGCCGCGCCCGTCGTCGCGACGATGTCGGCGAGCAGGGCATCCGGCGCCGCCGGCGCGCCGGTCTCGCTGTGCAGGATGACATGCTCGACCGTGGGCAGGGAGCGACGCAGCTCGGCGACAACGTCGTTGCGGTCATGCCGCCGGCCGGCATAGGTGACGGCGTCGCAGGCGATCAGCACCTTCGGCTCGATCTGCTTGAAGCGGTCGATCACGGCGGGCGCGGCCATGTCGGGCGCGCAGACGCTCCAGATCGCGCCGAGGCTGGCGGTTGCCAGGAACGCGATGATGGTCTCGGGGATGTTGGGCAGATAGGCGGCGACACGATCGCCGGGCTTGATGCCGTGGTCCTTCAGATGCAGCGCCAGCGCAGCCGCCTTGCGCCGCAGCTCGGGCCAGCTGGTTTCCGTCAGCCTGCCGTCTTCGCCGCTGCTGACGATCGCGGGCAGACCGGCGGCATGCGCCGCCTCCACATGCCGGAATACTTGCCGCGCATAGTTCACCTGCGCACCGGGAAACCAGACCGCACCGGGCATCTTGCGCTCGGTGATCACGGCGGCAAACGGCGTCGGCGATTGCAGATCGTAATAGTCCCAGATGCTGCGCCAGAAGCCGTCGAGATCGCGCACCGACCACTGCCGCATCTGCTCGTAGTTCGCGAAGGTGAGGCCACGCTGCTCGGCGAGCCAGTTTCGATAGAGGGCGATCTGGGGAATGAAGGGAATGGTCATGTTCTTACGACGTCAGTTGATGGCAGGGCAGTTTAACGGCAGCCACCTCACAGCGGAAGCTGTGCCTGATGGTCGAATGGCGCGACCGCGTCATGCGATTTGCAAGACTCTTGCTTCTGCTGACGCCCCATTCGATGAGGCGGCCAGCATCTCGCACGTTTCGTCGGATCGAAGCGATATTGGCTTGCGAGGGCTCCGGAATTTGCGGACGCAAAATTCTGCGCGGCGGAAGGTCTGGCCATGAGCGTCCTGCGCTGAAGCAGAACATCCGGCTGAAGACCCGGAAATTGTCGCAGTAGTCCAACCGCAAGGCGCCGCAGCCCATCTCCAGACACCTATTCCAGGCTGTGTTGCTTCACTGCACTAGGCGGGATGATCGACGACCAGTACAACTTACGGGAGTTTCTCCTATTGCGTCCTGAAACGGGAATTACATCAATGAAAACGAAACTTGCTATTGCAGCAATTCTTTTGGCATCGACGTCCATTGCCTCTGCGGCCGATATGGCCATGAAGGCACCTTACGCAGCGCCTGCCGCAGTCTGGAACTGGACGGGCTTTTACGTCGGTGCCAACGCCGGCGGCGGCTGGGGCACCACCGAAACGACCCTGGCCAGCGCGGGCGGCCTGCCTGTCCCCGGCGGGATTGCTCTCACCCAGAACAGCCGAAGCGGCTTCCTCGGTGGTGGCCAGGCGGGCTACAACTTCCAGTCCGGATGGGCGGTTTTCGGCGTCGAAGGCACCATTGATGGGCTTGACGTCAAGGGCACCATGCCTTGCTTCGGCGTTGCTGTTGGCTTGTCCTGCACGGCGAAAAGCGATTGGCTGGCGACCGTAACCGGTCGTATCGGTGGCGTCGTCGGCGATCGCACCCTTGTTTACGTGAAGGGCGGCGCGGCTTGGCTCAACTCCAAACACACCCTCAGCAGTGTCGCCGGGTTTGGCGGCGGTGGTGCCGCGTTCTCCACGTCGGCGACCAGCACGACGTTTGGCTGGTTGCTCGGCCTTGGAACAGAATACGCGTTCGACCACAACTGGAGCGCGTTCGTCGAGTACAACTACATGGAGTTCGACAAGAAGACGATCAACCTCGACTTCGGCGTTGGCGGCCCCGGCGCGATCGGCGTCGACGTCAAGAACAAGCTGTCGGTTGCCAAGGTCGGCGTGAACTACAAGTTCGGCGGCCCGGTCGTCGCCAGGTACTGATCCGATCCTGATCGAGCGTCAAAGTCCCGGCCTCGGCCGGGACTTTTTTCTTTTGCGTCCGGCGATGCGGTCCGCAGAAGCCTACCACTGCACACCGGACCATCGCCGTCCGAACACAGGCGGCTTGGTCTTCACCGCTGTCCAGCCGAAGAAGTGATGCTTGCCGGACCAGGCGTGCACCTCGCCGCTGCAGATGCTGCATTTGAAGCTGCCGGTGTGCAGCTCGCTGTGCTCTTCCCGTGTCGCAGTGTAGTTCATGCCGCAACCGGTGCAGGTGAATTCTTCGGTCGTCCAGATGCTGTTGGCCATTGCACATCAGTGTTTTTGAAGACTTGGCGGGAAGTGCTTGGCGCAAAGCGTAGGTGCGGGGCTTTGCATCGGCGTAAACCGGCCTCGCGAAATCCGGTTAATCGCCGTTAGTCAAACCGGACTCCGGTTGCGGCATTGCTGAATTATCCCGGCTCTTGCGAGCGCCCATCAGTCCAGATCGCGCCGCCGACCGGTCCAAGCGCAAGCTAGATCGCGCAGCTAGATTTCACCCGTTGCCCCGGTCGGGCGGGGCGCAGATCAATGGGGGGGGAGAGGTCATGAGGAAGGAACTGGTTCTGGCGTCTGCGCTACTGTTGCTGGCGACGCCCGCATTTGCCGCTGACATCATCGCGCCCGCGCCGGTCAAGGCGCCGGTGGCAGCCCAGATCTTCAGCTGGACCGGCTTCTACATCGGCGCGCATGGCGGCGGCGCCTGGAGCAAATGGACCGGCATCGATCCGACCGATCCGACCTCGACCTGGAGCTCGGTCACGGCCAGCGGCGGCATCGTCGGCGGCCAGATCGGCGGCAATTATCAGGTCGGCAATTTTGTGGTTGGCCTCGAAGGCACCGGCGCCTGGTCCAGCGTCACGTTGAACGCCGGCGGCCCGTTCGGCGGCGGCGGCGCCGGCTTCAACCTGTCGCTCAAGAACGACTATATCGCCACGGTCGCGGGCCGCTTCGGCGTCGCCTTCGATCGCGTGCTGCTCTACACCAAGGGCGGCGCGGCCTTCACCCGGGACGAGTACAGCGCCAATAACGGCCTTGCCGGCCCGCTGGCCGGCTCCGCCTCGGGCAGCTTCAACCGCACCGGCTGGCTCGCCGGCGGCGGCGTGGAATGGATGTTCATGCCGAACTGGTCGGTGCGGGCCGAGTACAACTATCTCGGCTTCGGCGCGATCACCGAGCAGCCGGTGACGACAGGCAATCTGGCGGCGACGCCGGCCAATGTGAAGCTGAACATCCAGACCGGAAC includes:
- a CDS encoding RidA family protein — its product is MRILQPAEWKKPRGFSHGVVAEGPGRWVVLAGQTGGDETGNYAPDMAAQVATALTRIIKLLGEAGAGPEHVVRLTWYLTSRSEYEAAGAGIGAAWKETLGRNFPPSTLLYISGLVDDRAKVEIEVTAFVPNAKKNRPGDLAGSICHSDVSA
- a CDS encoding DMT family transporter encodes the protein MTATPSKTMAALWMAGWLALMLVMVVAGRETTRELNVFEIMEVRSVIGFSLLLPIIYRSGGFKAVATKRLPQHLARNGVHYFAQLGWFYALTLIGIGQVVAIEFTMPIWTALLAATFLAERMTVWKIAAIVLGIVGVIMIVRPATGEINPGQLIALGAAIGFSISMTLAKSLTRTESALAILFWMIVVQFVVGLLPTLYVWTWPSATLWVWLFVIGVCGTFSHYCLASALRYADATIVVPMDFLRVPLTATVGWLLYSERLDAWTVFGAALILCGNLLNLKPAPPVPARAQ
- a CDS encoding caspase family protein; the protein is MRYLTLLASLMCMALSVSAAKADRRVAFVVGNGSYKNVAQLPNPPIDAKAMASTLRNVGFEVIEGSNLTRDQMTEKLLDFGRKAQGSDVAVFYYAGHGIAVSGSNYLLPVDADIKSEMDVKLGAAINIDLTLEQTMGDAKVKLVFLDACRDNPFAAKIKSNSATRSVNVQSGLAEMKSGEGTLIAFATGPGQTALDGQEGNNSPFTRALIDNITKPGVEIQQAMTSVRAQVNEETRKGQLPWGHTNLIGAVYLNPSQQTQVANAAPTASGVVPAAASSSDGVELEYWRSVKESNKPEELNAYLSAYPNGQFKALALARLAAIKSGPSTATRNLNSGIDPATFTDDSTQLTEDQIGLDKGQRRDVQRRLTGLGFDTKVTGVFSDDTRTVLKRWQAARGYPSTGYLNKLQHKALLSEIVAAPATASDDSPKPARRAPAQAQSAPAPAQHRNSGGGGDAGAAFVGGVVGGMMGGMFRR
- the tgt gene encoding tRNA guanosine(34) transglycosylase Tgt, whose amino-acid sequence is MTPPNNDLPNHFELLATDGAARTGRLTTPHGVVRTPAFMPVGTAGAMKGMHWREVRDAGADIVLGNTYHLMLRPGAERIAALGGLQTFTGWNGPMLTDSGGFQVMSLSDLRKVTEHAVTFRSHIDGAKVELSPERSIEVQRLLGSDIAMQMDECVRLPAERDDIDRAMQLSLRWAERSKRAFESAPEGYMLFGIVQGGDIPQLRHASAEGLTAIGFHGYAIGGLAVGEPQAVMLAMIDETAPALPADRPRYLMGVGTPDDILEAVKRGIDMFDCVMPTRNGRHGVAFTRFGQVNLRNARHADDPRPLDEDSSWPSARNYARAYLHHLVKAGETLGAMLLSEINIAYYQFLMQGIRNAIAHGTFEEFYQRTREDWARGDIAPR
- a CDS encoding formyltransferase family protein; this encodes MRITLVGSRHFGVTTLNMLREHGVSIVRVVVADAEDRLAATAKAAGIEVVVQADPKLVVASEIAPDTDLIITAHSHARIGKDALAAARLGGIGYHPSLLPRHRGKAAVEWTIKEGDPIAGGTIYHLADRMDAGAIAAQEWCFVKKGETARELWERALAPLGLKLLADVIDYAKVHKALPSKTQDEQFATSAPSLS
- the cysK gene encoding cysteine synthase A; the protein is MDASSTTGAAHQPGRGRIYDSIVEAFGDTPIVRLRRLPGVHGVNAIILAKLEYFNPAASVKDRIGAAMIIAMEKAGIVKPDTVLIEPTSGNTGIALAFVAASRGYRLKLVMPESMSIERRKMLAFLGAELVLTPAAQGMKGAIATAEELLKTTPNSVMPQQFKNLANPEIHRRTTAEEIWNDTGGNIDYFVAGVGTGGTITGVGQVLKPRKASLRVVAVEPEESPVLSGGQHTPHKIQGIGAGFVPDILDRSVIDEIVKVSSTTAIETSRALARQEGIPGGISSGAAIAAALQIGKRPEAAGKTILAIVPSFSERYLSTALFEGI
- a CDS encoding BrnA antitoxin family protein, with translation MADQPPRRPRTLGDARTEAEAAFKKVTAKVVVAPPKQNVAPGIKEQVSLRIDQDVLEFFQEGGPGWQDRINEALRKAAGK